CTCTTCAACCGTACATCCAATAATTTTAAATCCGTTTGAACGTAGTATTCATTGGAATTAATACAAAAATATAAGGCCCAATatgctattttttattttttatttcaaccTTTCAACATTTGTACTATACTCtttcaacatttttttaaaaaaatgttcaattagttttttttaagtGTTGAATTAGTCTTTTTACCGTGCTGAATTAGTTTGACAAAATTGTTGTACCTAGCATTATAATAATTTGGcagtagaaaaggaaaacactaGATTCTTAATATCATTCATTCACACCGTACAACGTGTTGAAAGGACTATGACGATGATTTTTCTCTTGACGATGACTCTTTCTAAATTTACTGCTGTAATCCCTAATTAAGTATGCATTCATCCCGGTCAATCACTCCCCTCAAGCCCTTTTTTTTGCGAGGCCCTCAAGCCCAATTTGGATCCACTTAGATTGTAGAAAGCCGGCTTGAAGCTTGTGATTTGTTAAAATATAACCTCTTTACAtcagaatatttttttaaaaggtaCAGTGTACAAGCTTGGTAAAAATTAAGGAGAGACAGCTTGTGGAATTGTAAAATTGGCAATCTGGTCAGTTGGAACTTTTAAAACCTAGAATATGATCGAGAGTCCACTTGAATTGACTCGAGCAGACAATATGTGGATTAAACGTCAACATGACGATGCCATAAGGCATGTACAACGCCCGCCAGTTTGCCGTCTGCGTGCGGtacattttgcaaaaagaaaacaacCGAGGCTGCGAGCTGACGACGCCCTCGTTGACTCGCGAGGCGACGACGCGGGCTCGTTGTCCAACGTGAGGAGACGACGACGCCGTCGCGTTGTGCGCTAGGCTCGTCGACGGCAGCCACGGATTGAGTCCTGGTTACCATAGTTTTGGCGCGAGTGGAGGTCATTGCTGTAGCCCCAGAGTTCGGCCATTGCGCCGCCCGCCGATGTTGTTGTCGCGGAGGCCGTTGCCGCAACCCCGTGCTCGGCCATCGCGTCGCCAGCCGAGCCTCCACCCACCTCGCCTAGACGGCCGTGGTGCCACCCGCTAGCGCTTGCTGCCACGCCACCGCGCCTCGCCAAGCCGTCCGCGATGCTGCCCGCGCTCCCTAGCTGTCGAGCCTTGCcgcccgcctcgccgagccggccaCGGCACTACCCGCGCGCGCTGGCTACCCGCGCAGCCACGCCTGGCGCGAGGAGGGGCAGCGAGGAGGCAGGCCGGGTGGACTCGGCCAACGGGGAGGGGGCGCCAGCGGAGCCACCAGGGCCGCGAGGCAAGAGTGTGAGTGAGATGGGAGATGAGAGCGGGGGAGTGTGAGCAACAAAATGGTATTTACTATTGATCTTGGCTACATACAAAGCATTTTTTTCGAGGAATAGCTACATATAAAGCATTAAACACCTTGCAGATAGCTAAACAGACAGGCTGTTGTACCACCTGTCTTTTTAGCCGTCTATGTTTAGATTTCAAAAACTTACAAACAGCAGCCGTTTGTACCATTGTACATAAAATAGATTAAACGTCAACTGACGAAGCATTAATAAAGCTAAAGAATCTGAAGTGGTTTGTAGATTTTTCTCGATAGCGTGGCAATCTGGTAGAAAATGACACGTCCACCACTTTGTTTAGCTTAACATAGATAATTGTCACTTTAAACACCATCGCCAAAGTTAATAAATCCACTCGGATCTCGGATCACATGTAATATCTTATTTATTGAACTAGAATAAATCCATTCATTGCTTTGGACTTTAAAGTAGGAAACACAAATATATAACTATTTTTGGggaaatatataaaaatatatattgtaGAAGCAAATTGATGCATGATAGCTTAGTCAGTTAGGTTTCTTGTGGTGCAATCTATCATATCCActcgagttcttttttttttgcgaaaggggGATATATTAATAAAGTAGCACAGTAGTACATCCCTGGAGTCTTACAACAAACACCCTGGAACAACTGAAATTTAAAGCTGAAGACCCCCAAGATCGAGGCATACCTCTGCTCCACTAGCCGCCGGCAAGGATCACCGGACCAGAAGTCGATCCACCTTCCCCCTCCCTGAGCAAGCCCAAACCTTGGATATGCCACAAGAACCAACGCCTGGAACAACCTCCAGCGCGCATCGTAGTCTCTGAACGAGCATCGGCCACCCACTCACggagggaagaagaggaagaagagtccgctgccaccgccgtcgccgccgatgaCAAGAACCCCAGTCCAACGTCACTGTATGAAGCAGCAATGTAGACAAAGAGCACATCCCCAGGGATGCTAGAGGAATCCACCCTTCCGCAAGGAAGATGGAAGACAGACCTGGAGCTACCGCCGtcggaggagaaggagaagacaaCGCATCCACGCCAACAACCGCCGAAGACAAAGCACCCCGTATATACACTTCTCACCGACGGAAGAACCATCAGGAGCAAAAGAAGCCGCCATGGATATGAACCCACTGCGTCACCGCCACTGAAGACAACCAGACCTCGGCGATCAAATCCACTGGCAAAACCTAGCCACCTAGCACAAACCTAACCTATACTAGTAGCTACACCTACGCTGGACACCGATCCGCCCGATTCCAGCCGCCGGAGGCGGGGAATCGGACGGATCAACGCCGGAAAGCGGCGATGCCCCTGTTTCGCCTCTAGAGAACTGTGGAAGGGGAAAGAAGGGCTCGCAGACTGAATCTCTTTTTGATATATCCACTCGAGTTTGAATCTCCAACCGAGCATGAGTTCACATTTATGACTATTATTTTTCTCAGAAATATAATGTCCGTTAACACCGAGGCGGCTATGATAACTTCATCAATCTCAAAATTTATGTCAATTTCTGCTGAAAGTGCTTGTAAGAGTGAGTGTGCGTGTATTTATAAGTAGCATATCCATGTTTATAATGTGTTTTTTAAATAATGAATTATGTATGTACTCTAAATCAAAGAACGATAGAAGTCATGCACGGTTTGTGTATGGTGCACCAAATTATTTAAAGATAACTCTTTAGGTGTGTCATGTGTGTATATAGAGAAGTTCACACGCCAGTCTACAataattacaaaaatatatatacTGGACGATTGGTTGGCTATGGTAGATTTATTGTACCGAATATTTGAGATGACGTGGAGCTAGCTTTATGTGAAGCTGGGGACAAGTCAGCGTGGTGTAAACGCAATGGTTCACGAGCGTAGAAGCTAGAGACCACACGGAATGTGCAGGCGGCTCTCCTTTATGCAGGTGCCGTCCGTCAACATGGTACAAGACAGCGAACTAATCGGCACCTGGGATAGGATAATTTGGTGACGGCAGGAAAGCTCCTCCCAGATATGACCCCACGACAACGATGGCACATCTGGCCTGCTGTAGGAGGGTGATGGAGGATGTCCAGGCCAATTGCTCCAGTCTATTCTCAACAGAAGACCTGAGGCCCATTAGCACAAGAGTCCTGCCCAGAGTCGTTATGAAGTCAACATGACTGCACCGTCGAAGAGTTCAGATGTGCCCGCTGTATATATATTTTGTCTGTATGAATTTAAATTTTAGCTACAGACAAGACTGGTACAGGAAGAAATTAGACGGGATATATAGATGTCCCAGGAAAAATATTTTCTCCAAGCTACACAAAAAGGAGGGAAAAGCCTGGAAATTTTGATTATGTACAAGTTAAGTACGTTAGTTTACAGCTTTTTTTCATTCAGATTATGCAAATAATTAACACACAAGAATTTAGCTTCATCAGCACACCAGAATGAAGTGATGATATGTCAAAAGCACGATGGAAATGGTCTTGAGGCACGAGACAAGGCGTGGAAAGAACATGATGTCGCGAGCCTGTTTGGTGTGGTGCAAATAAGATGAAACACCATTATATCTTTGTCTACACACTTTCACCCTCTTAGGTGGCTAAACAGCCACTACCACTATGGTATGTTGCGAGGGCCAGCTATATATGTTGTTCCTTTTGGAACTTAGTAACTTTCGttggaaaaagaaataaaaacgtACATTCTGATTTCATCTAATCAAGAATATATTCCCAAATCAAGAATTAGTACTGGTTGGGGAATGGGGACTGTAACTGAAATCTACCTGTTGCTTTAAGGGATGAGAGGGAAAAGCATTACAATCAATAATTTTGATTCAATGGGGCGCTTGGCATCCGTAGCCCGTCTAGCTCAGTCGGTAGAGCGCAAGCTCTTAACCTTGTGGGCGTTGGTTAGCTGTTCTTATTTTCTGTCTTCTGATTTTGTACTGCAAAAATAGCTTCCTACTTCAACTGCTTCAACGATGGCTAGGCCCAATAGCTTTCTATTTCAAATGCTTCAACGATGGGCTAGGCCTGGATGAAGTTGGGCCAAGTTTCCTAGATAGGAACTGGCTCAGGTGGTGTTGGGTCTTGCAAAGGCAATTTTCTTTCTCACAAAAACAAAAGCTATCTGAGCCACTGTTGCGGGCTGCTCCGATCCGTTCCGGGAGTTTTGTAATTCCTTGAGAAAGTTCAGATCCCTCCTCCCTCTGTGGAAAATTGCTTCCAATTTCAGAGCTACAGTTCTCAGTGTTTATTGCTCCATTGATCCATGCATGTCACGTGGTACCCTGTGCTAAtcttctttcattttttttcttactaGTGGATGTGCACGTGCCTGTGGCACGTGTTTAAAAAacaattatatttaaaaatatcacATGTTTAAGAAATagttatatttaaaaatattattatgcGGTAGCTATTATATTAGAGAGTACAAAAAATAAGTAGTAATATCAAATCAGAATAATTGTAAACTGAGGCACAATATTATTTTAGAAtaatgaaacttaaaaatacttcagaatatatatatataatctttTTCACACTCAACAAAATGCTAGCAAGAATATATATAAGAATAATCTCATAATAGACATGTCACAAATCAAGATAAAAAAATTTGTTTACACATGTACACCAAACATATATCAAAACATTCAGATAATCAGGGAGGTCATAATCTCCAAACGTGTGACCTGCATGAACAACATATATGCTTAGAAGAGCATGCATGCACATGACTATGAGTGCATAAATGCAATTACTACATCCTACGGATATATAAAGTTCCTGCACAAACACACCTCACAATTTCAAGACATCTGTGTATACAATATTCTTCGTACTCTTTCCAGCAGGATCGATGTTCATGTTTCTCTTTGCAAGAACCCACATACTCTCACGAGATACACCTCTTGACAGAGCCACGTACAATTGTCCGTGTGAAAAGACAGGCTCGGGGAGGTAGATACCTACATTAGGTATGGTCTGCCCCTGCGCCTTGTTAATTGTCATCGCAAAACTCAACCTGATGGGGAATTGCTTCCTCTTAAACTTGAATGGAAGAGTGAGGTCTTCGGAAGGAGACATTGGTATCCTTGTTATGAACACCCTCTTTCCTGCATGCTGCCCATTAACAATTTCAGCATCAACCGAGTTCCATTGCAAAGGCCATTATGAGGATCAAGATTACGAAGCAATATAACAGGACAATTCTTCTTAACCTTCAACTCATGAGGGGGCAGCCCATTAGAGGTAATCGAGTTGAGAAAATCAAGAGGATAATTATTACGTGAGTTATCATCCACAGAGTCGAAGCTATAGAAAATCTTCTGCTTCCCCGGAAATCTATCAATCATAAGTGCATTCACGGCATCAACATGTTCATTCCTGGTGGATAGTATCGCACGCTCGCACATATAAGAGGTAGAAGTGCAATTAGCAACAAGATTCGGGAACACCTGATCAATAAGGATGTCAATGGAATCATCCTCTGGAGGATTGTGAATCAAAATGTCATCAGGAAGCCACACGTAGTCACCATCAAATGCTTCCTCGGTCCCATTACCAAACCTCAATAAGTAATCTGCAAACCTTGTATCAGCCTGAGCTCGCATGTTCTGGGTCAACCTGATCCGCCGAACACTTTCCCATATGTATGATCTCAGTAAGGTTGCATCAGTGATCTGAGCTCTTGTTCCACGCGGCACCACAGGAAGAACCTGTCTGAAGTCACCACCAAACAACATAACCTTCCCTTCAAACGCAATATCACAACTCATTATATTCCTAAGTGATCTATCAAGAGCCTCAACTGCTTGCCTCTTAGTCATTGCAAGCTCATCCCATATTATCAGAGATGCCTTTCTAAGCAGCTCTGCTGTGCCACTCTGCTTTGTAAAGCTACACATAGTATTGCCACTAAGTTTTATTGGAATCTTGAAGCGAGAATGTGCGGTGCGCCCACCAGGCATAATGGAAGCAGCTATACCAGATGGAGCAGTAGCAACAACAATAAGATCCATAGACCGCACCTTAGCAATCAAAGCTTTGTAGAGATAAGTTTTACCGATGCCGCCTGGACCATCTACAAAAACACCTGTCCTTTGTTCTTCAAAACATGATCAAGAATTTCCTCATAACCAGCCATTTGTTCTGCATTAAGTGTCTCAACAATCTTCAGATGATCCTCATCAAACCCAAGGTTCTGCTCCTCAGTAAGTTCCCTATAATGATCCCTTGATCGCTCTTCCTCTGTAAAATATGAATATATAACAAAAATTTGCATGAGTTGAAATTATTAGAAATGGTAGTGGTACTCAaattatatgtatgtatgtatgtatgtatgtatgtatgtatgtatgtatgtatgtatgtatgtatgtatgtatgtatgtatgtatgtatgtatgtatgtatgtatgtatgtatgtatgtataactAAAGCATTCGAGATTACTCACCAGTCAGGTGTATCTCCGGCAAACCGTAGTGCCTGATATCCTTGCCCATAGATGTCAAATGATATGATATATCTCTAAGCACCATCTGTTCAATTCTCGAGCTGTTGTCACATGTACGATGAAAATCCTCAGACATAGGGTCAAGATGGTTGTCCCAAAGACGTCGTATATTAGTACactcacaaaaaaatcattatAGTGGCGAAAAACCTCTGCAACGAACAAGACATCCTGAACTGAGCCGATTCCGTGAGGCAATCATCAAGTGACTTGTCTGATTCAACAAGCCCCATAACCTCACATGCCTGTCTAAATGTCGCATACGTAACACCCCGCCATGTTCTCAGATTCTCATACGAGGTTGCACCTCTAACATGGTTCAACATGATCCGAAGGTAGTACCTCTCACCTTCGGCAGGATTTgcatagaccaacctgccaatCTGAATCCTTTTAACCTTCCTAGGCTTCCAGAACTTCTTTGACTTGTTCCAGGTGAAGTGCTCAGGAAACTCTCTATAGAGATATTGGCGAGTTGCAGGGTTTGATCTATTCACATTGAAATACTCTGTAAGCATGGACCTCTGTGATTTTTCAGACTTGACAACATTATTCAGGTTATCAGTAGACTTATAGGCAACCATAAGCATACCCTCAAGGTGTACCTGCATCTGCAGTATAGGTGGAGACATAGAATACAACTTAAATGCATATAATCTGTACACAGCCTCTATAGCAGTTATCATCCTAGAATCTCTGTACTGTTTTATCTCATTGATTACTTTCTTCCCATTATCCTTAGGCTCAAGAGAGAAAGATGCGCGATCAtgccctttatatatatatatatatatatttgtatagATACTTAACAGACTTAATACTGCAACAGATCTCTACATTAATGTGGCAATTATACCTCATCAGCAGGACTGGATTATAAGGAACCACCCATCGGTTATCAAACCATTCCTTACGCACCTTCACTTTCTGCCCATCCTCTCGTCTTCTGTATACTGGATAAGAGTCCTTTCCTTGCTGCGTACTTTCACTGAACTGGCGAGGGTACCGGAAGCGACATTCACCATCAACCATGCATGAACAGTCCTTGTTTAGAACTCCACACGGACCATGCATCATATGTTGGCATACAAGCTTATGTAACTCAGGATACTTTTTCTTGTAAGGCAGTTCAGCTGAAATATATCTATCATAATCATCAGGACTCTTTAGCTTACTCCCGGACTCCATAACCAGTAGAAAGTGCTTATGTGGCAAGCCCCTCTTCTGAAACTCTGTTACATGCGCCCATGCAGCAACCGTGCCCAAGTGACCCTTTTTAATCAAAAAATCATGAAGGTCCAACAACTTAGCATGATACACCCTCACAACAACATTAGGTCGATCTTGGGGTGTCTGCCCTGGCAGCAATTCTGCAACTATCTCATCCCAATACGGATTGCATGTCATTGTTACAAAGAAATCTAACTTCCCATACCGTGTAACCAGTGTCATTGCATCCATGAACCTAACTTTGCACATCACGATCACTGCCGGGAAAATCCTTACTCAAAACAAGCATCAACCTCTCCAGCGGCGAGCGTGTCAAGAAGACCCTGACCACAGAAGAATTGTAAAATTTTAGATGCTAATTGATACAATTACATTCAATTGCGACTTGATGGCTCATAGTTAAATCAAAGCTCACCTGATATAAATCTACACGAATTATAGCCTGATTTGCTGGCTTCGCGTACCAATCTAGACGCATTGACTCAACCTTGACATACATATCTACTGCAAATTGCTGGAAGAGCTGACCAGCATGAAAGAACACATTGAATTGACCTTCACGAATCTGTAGCTTGAAACAATAGTACTCTCTTGCAGTGACGCGACGCCGAGATCCTCCACCAGCTGTTAGATGTAGAGAGTGTTGGAAGGTGAGTCTATATCATTACTTAATATTATTTCCATATATAATACATGTATAATACATAATATAAAACAATAAATGGAAAGTGTGTTCATACCTATGTCATCAAGCTCATCATTGGGATCATCCTCATCGCCACTTTGCTCATCCATATCATGGTCTTCCCCATTAAAATTGTAATACACTGAATGTCGGTGTTTTCCCTTTTTAGGAGGCTGCAACTGAACTGCGCCTGATTCCCCATCAGAAAGATCATCTGTGAATGAGATAATATATGTTTACTCTCCAAAATAGCAATAAATAATCAATAATATTATCTACTATATTTGAAAGATAATTGGAATATACTAAACAAACCTTGATTCTTACGCTTCGTATACTTTCTCTTCGGCTTAGCAGGAGGTGGATCCTGATATTCAATCTTTTTATCCTCCCATCCAGTCTCACCATCAGGACACAACACAGGGTAGGCTAATGGGTCGTAGCAACCATGGTACGCCCTGATATAGTGAGGTCGATCCTCACTGCCATATATTATTATGCTGCGAGAAAACCGCTGCTGAGGGTCATTACCATCCATCCATATAGCAGCGACCTGATCCATCCTAGGGGCATTATATCTCCtttgatcaacagatatacttgTATTAAGTTCAATGTTGTACTGCAGAATCCTCAAAATCAATCGGATCATGGAAGTATCAAGCTTAGGAGACCTCTTGACCCTATGCGCAATGATCTCATCAGTGTCATAAAAATAACCTGATCCAATCTATGATAAATCTGACCGTGTGCTTTAAAACAATAGACACCAGTACCTCTTGCAGATGCGAGATTATGATCAATGGAAACTCCAAAGCTTGTGAATGAGAAGTGACTGTTAAAATAACGAATGTGCTTCCTAAAATATTTTGCATCGTTGTCAGTCTGACTGGCAAACAagcggcggagctcaaccggTATCTCTAGAATATATATATTAACCTTCCCTTTCCTGCAACAGAAGGCAGGCCCTTCACCTGGGAACCTCTTTGCATGGCAGAATTGACAATTTTTTGCCTTTTTCAGAACATGATGTTTTTTTGGAAGATCCTTGTACACTGCATCATACGGATCCGAACCTTTGTACCCAATATCAGCATCAACAGCATACTGGTACTGGAAATCTGCGGGATTACAGTGAAATAAGGGATTGTTTattaattaaaaatatatattaatatattaGTGAGTCCATTCGGATTAGTAACTGACCCTGGTGATGAAATACGCGTGCTTGGTTGTCCTCTATATCAGCAGGTCCATAATCCTCGGGGTTCAGTTGGTCAAAATCATTTTCTATTAAGTAATACAAGCAACAAATCACTTCATCATTTTATTTACTTTAATCATTATGAAAACACAAACTTAGGGTACTACTAATAATTTGGATAGGTATGAAAATCATTAAACATACCTTCAACACCATGCATTGGATCATCTGGTTCCCATAATCCCGAGTCAAACTGATCATCTCAATCCACATTTCTAGTGCGTGCCCTAGTTAATGTAGGAGAC
The nucleotide sequence above comes from Panicum virgatum strain AP13 chromosome 3K, P.virgatum_v5, whole genome shotgun sequence. Encoded proteins:
- the LOC120699073 gene encoding uncharacterized protein LOC120699073 isoform X1; its protein translation is MDLIVVATAPSGIAASIMPGGRTAHSRFKIPIKLSGNTMCSFTKQSGTAELLRKASLIIWDELAMTKRQAVEALDRSLRNIMSCDIAFEGKVMLFGGDFRQVLPVVPRGTRAQITDATLLRSYIWESVRRIRLTQNMRAQADTRFADYLLRFGNGTEEAFDGDYVWLPDDILIHNPPEDDSIDILIDQVFPNLVANCTSTSYMCERAILSTRNEHVDAVNALMIDRFPGKQKIFYSFDSVDDNSRNNYPLDFLNSITSNGLPPHELKVKKNCPVILLRNLDPHNGLCNGTRLMLKLLMGSMQERGCS
- the LOC120699073 gene encoding uncharacterized protein LOC120699073 isoform X2 encodes the protein MITAIEAVYRLYAFKLYSMSPPILQMQVHLEGMLMVAYKSTDNLNNVVKSEKSQRSMLTEYFNVNRSNPATRQYLYREFPEHFTWNKSKKFWKPRKVKRIQIGRLVYANPAEEEERSRDHYRELTEEQNLGFDEDHLKIVETLNAEQMAGYEEILDHVLKNKGQVFL
- the LOC120700869 gene encoding uncharacterized protein LOC120700869, whose amino-acid sequence is MHGVEENDFDQLNPEDYGPADIEDNQARVFHHQDFQYQYAVDADIGYKGSDPYDAVYKDLPKKHHVLKKAKNCQFCHAKRFPGEGPAFCCRKGKVNIYILEIPVELRRLFASQTDNDAKYFRKHIRYFNSHFSFTSFGVSIDHNLASARGTGVYCFKAHGQIYHRLDQYNIELNTSISVDQRRYNAPRMDQVAAIWMDGNDPQQRFSRSIIIYGSEDRPHYIRAYHGCYDPLAYPVLCPDGETGWEDKKIEYQDPPPAKPKRKYTKRKNQDDLSDGESGAVQLQPPKKGKHRHSVYYNFNGEDHDMDEQSGDEDDPNDELDDIAGGGSRRRVTAREYYCFKLQIREGQFNVFFHAGQLFQQFAVDMYVKVESMRLDWYAKPANQAIIRVDLYQGLLDTLAAGEVDACFE